In the genome of Leptospira dzoumogneensis, one region contains:
- a CDS encoding alpha/beta hydrolase: protein MYDIPLVQLGPVKAARIPGDPQGPYVIFMHGYGANAFDLLPLYSYMDVPEGTNFIFPDGILEVPIAPGYNGKAWFPIDMEALQRAMVAGGSRELFERYPAGLAEAKQKVEEMIQALDVPMDRIILGGFSQGSMLATEITLKAEKKPKGLVILSGTLLDETHWSQYAKQTPGYKFFQSHGRMDPVLGYPAAKRLETVLKDAGWVGELLAFPGGHEIPEIVLHGMNRYLRELFE, encoded by the coding sequence ATGTATGATATCCCGCTCGTCCAATTAGGTCCTGTTAAAGCCGCTCGAATTCCAGGCGATCCACAAGGTCCTTACGTCATCTTTATGCATGGTTACGGTGCAAACGCATTCGATCTTCTTCCTTTATATTCTTATATGGACGTTCCCGAGGGAACAAATTTTATTTTTCCGGATGGGATCTTAGAAGTCCCGATCGCGCCGGGTTATAATGGTAAGGCTTGGTTCCCTATCGATATGGAGGCGTTGCAAAGAGCCATGGTTGCGGGAGGCTCTCGCGAACTTTTTGAACGTTATCCGGCCGGTCTGGCAGAGGCGAAACAAAAGGTAGAAGAGATGATCCAGGCCTTGGATGTTCCAATGGATCGTATTATCTTGGGTGGTTTTTCTCAAGGGTCCATGCTTGCGACCGAGATTACTCTCAAGGCAGAGAAAAAGCCCAAAGGTCTTGTCATTCTGTCGGGAACTTTGCTGGATGAGACTCATTGGTCTCAGTATGCGAAACAAACTCCCGGCTATAAATTTTTTCAAAGTCATGGTAGAATGGACCCTGTGCTCGGTTATCCTGCCGCGAAAAGATTGGAAACAGTGTTAAAAGACGCGGGCTGGGTAGGTGAGTTACTGGCATTTCCGGGTGGACATGAAATCCCGGAGATAGTATTACACGGTATGAACCGCTATTTGCGAGAACTGTTCGAATGA
- a CDS encoding LamG domain-containing protein, translating into MRNFILIFICSIFIQNCGIVLLTQDLNPEKDNFSTLARLVLAIVPAGSLIHYFPMDDTIFPNDVTQNGLDMNSYGVDMPVLVSDRFGVPNHALYYNGAAGTGATTQSAANGNQVLDGSTSSYTISFWAKGTYPASPGGGSMGIFIAQGNGFGIQYYKNYPSSCGSLRAFTNNGSVGDVDLIGPCNFVPEIWHQIIFVWDLEQSTASLYVDNILIAQQTNTGSQRPWNVNAKLSFAYSPLGSNYVEVTIDEFKIYNMALSPNRYWMP; encoded by the coding sequence ATGCGAAATTTTATACTAATTTTTATATGCTCTATTTTTATCCAAAACTGCGGAATTGTACTTCTTACTCAGGACTTAAATCCTGAAAAAGATAATTTTTCAACTTTAGCAAGACTAGTACTCGCAATAGTTCCTGCAGGATCATTGATCCATTACTTTCCAATGGATGATACTATATTCCCCAACGATGTAACACAAAACGGTTTAGACATGAACTCATACGGAGTCGATATGCCGGTATTAGTTTCCGATCGTTTCGGCGTCCCAAATCACGCACTCTATTACAACGGAGCGGCCGGAACAGGAGCAACCACCCAAAGCGCAGCTAACGGAAACCAGGTCTTGGACGGAAGTACTTCTTCTTATACGATCAGCTTTTGGGCAAAGGGAACTTATCCTGCTTCCCCCGGCGGAGGAAGTATGGGGATTTTTATAGCACAGGGAAACGGCTTCGGGATCCAATATTATAAAAATTATCCGTCTTCTTGCGGATCACTTAGGGCTTTCACTAATAATGGAAGTGTGGGAGATGTGGATCTAATCGGCCCATGCAATTTTGTCCCGGAAATTTGGCACCAGATTATCTTTGTCTGGGATTTGGAACAATCGACCGCAAGTTTATATGTGGATAATATCTTGATCGCTCAACAAACAAATACAGGCAGTCAGAGACCTTGGAATGTGAACGCAAAGTTATCTTTCGCATATTCCCCCTTAGGCAGCAATTACGTAGAAGTAACGATAGACGAATTTAAAATTTATAATATGGCCTTGTCGCCGAATCGATATTGGATGCCCTAG